A window of the Gordonia humi genome harbors these coding sequences:
- a CDS encoding benzoate-CoA ligase family protein yields the protein MADYFNAAEYLVSRRVTDGDGDRVAAVGTTTVTYAQLDELVGNVAGAFRSAGLHRDDRVLIVMADDVPMLAAILGAMRAGVVAVPVSTMFTGEELGKIAADSGAHVVVASTEFVDAVNTALTLAPDVGTVVLDGAGDLKVPDGVTPWSWPAFAAHGAAAAPDLRETVHTADDSWGLWLYTSGTTGFPKAAMHRHANIRHVCETYASRVLGIRSDDRGFSIAKMFFAYGIGNSVFFPLSVGATTILERGRPTPAVVAERVGAEKPTIFFGVPTFFAALLNSDLPDDTFASVRIATSAGEPLPAPLLKRFKERFGVDILDGIGSTEALHIFLSNRPDAIAPGTTGTAVPGYDLRIVDDDGEPVEDGTPGALHVRGESIALGYWRRTDATRQVFRGEWLITGDTYVRDENGNYTCLGRNSDMIKAGGIWVSPSEVESRLLEHPAIVEVAVVGVADDDGLDKPVAAVVLGGDTDTVTEAELVTWCRDGMAHFKAPRRIIFTPELPKTATGKLQRFRVREQLSGGAELTGASS from the coding sequence ATGGCCGACTACTTCAACGCCGCGGAGTACCTCGTCTCCCGGCGCGTCACGGACGGCGACGGCGACCGAGTCGCCGCCGTCGGCACCACCACCGTGACGTATGCGCAGCTCGATGAGCTGGTCGGGAATGTCGCCGGCGCGTTTCGTTCGGCGGGCCTGCACCGCGACGACCGCGTGCTGATCGTGATGGCCGACGACGTCCCGATGCTCGCCGCGATCCTCGGCGCGATGCGCGCCGGTGTCGTCGCCGTGCCGGTGTCGACGATGTTCACCGGAGAGGAGCTCGGCAAGATCGCCGCCGACTCCGGCGCACACGTCGTGGTCGCCAGCACCGAGTTCGTCGACGCGGTGAACACCGCGTTGACGCTCGCCCCGGACGTGGGGACCGTCGTCCTCGACGGCGCCGGCGATCTCAAGGTTCCCGACGGGGTCACCCCGTGGTCGTGGCCCGCGTTCGCAGCGCACGGCGCAGCGGCCGCCCCCGACCTGCGCGAGACCGTCCACACCGCCGACGACTCATGGGGGCTGTGGCTCTACACCTCGGGCACCACCGGATTCCCCAAGGCGGCCATGCACCGGCACGCCAACATCCGGCACGTGTGCGAGACGTACGCCAGTCGCGTCCTGGGCATCCGGTCGGACGATCGCGGCTTCTCGATCGCCAAGATGTTCTTCGCGTACGGCATCGGCAACTCAGTGTTCTTCCCGCTCTCGGTCGGCGCGACGACGATCCTCGAACGCGGACGCCCGACGCCCGCGGTGGTCGCCGAACGTGTCGGGGCCGAGAAGCCGACGATCTTCTTCGGGGTGCCGACGTTCTTCGCGGCGCTGCTGAACAGCGACCTGCCCGACGACACGTTCGCCTCCGTGCGGATCGCGACGTCGGCGGGCGAGCCTCTCCCGGCACCGCTGCTCAAGCGGTTCAAGGAGCGGTTCGGCGTCGACATCCTCGACGGCATCGGTTCCACGGAGGCACTGCACATCTTCCTGTCGAACCGGCCCGACGCCATCGCACCGGGCACCACCGGCACGGCCGTGCCCGGCTACGACCTGCGGATCGTCGACGACGACGGCGAGCCGGTCGAGGACGGAACACCCGGCGCGTTGCACGTGCGGGGCGAGTCGATCGCTCTCGGCTACTGGCGGCGGACGGACGCGACCCGCCAGGTGTTCCGCGGCGAATGGCTCATCACCGGCGACACCTATGTGCGCGATGAGAACGGCAACTACACCTGCCTGGGCCGCAACTCCGACATGATCAAGGCCGGCGGCATCTGGGTGTCGCCGTCGGAGGTCGAATCGCGGCTGCTGGAGCATCCGGCGATCGTGGAGGTCGCCGTGGTCGGCGTGGCCGACGACGACGGGCTCGACAAGCCGGTGGCCGCGGTCGTCCTCGGCGGCGACACGGACACGGTCACCGAAGCCGAACTCGTCACGTGGTGCCGCGACGGCATGGCGCATTTCAAAGCGCCGCGTCGAATCATCTTCACGCCGGAACTGCCGAAGACGGCGACCGGCAAACTCCAACGATTCCGCGTGCGCGAACAGCTGTCGGGCGGAGCCGAACTGACGGGAGCATCGTCATGA
- the boxC gene encoding 2,3-epoxybenzoyl-CoA dihydrolase, which produces MTVLDEPTTDHATPPVVDFIVDPTEYKHYTVAIDGDVATVTLKVDEDGGLVPGYQLKMNSYDLGVDIELYDITQRLRFEHPEVKAVVLTGGLERMFCAGANIRMLAQSPHSWKVNFCKFTNETRNGIEDSTENSGQTWIAALNGTAAGGGYEVALACDEIILVDDNSSTVSLPEVPLLGVLPGTGGLTRVVDKRHVRKDRADMFATKSEGYRGDTAVQWGFIDSTVPRNAFDEHVAARAAARAEGSHRPGGKGVELTPLDRRIGDTEISYPHVSATLDRAGRKVEITVSAPTDDPPADAAAALEQGVDYWPLAVTRELDDLILHLRTNENDLGTWVLRVTGDAEKALAYDAQVLAGDDWFIREIRNYYKRVMKRLDVTSRSLIAVIEPGSAFVGLLAEIALAADRQYMLEGVYEDIDPDAAPATIQLTASNDGPYPMGNGLTRVQSRFWGRDDDLEAARATIGTALDSAAADAAGLVTVALDDIDFADELRIVLQERAALSPDALTGMEANHRFVGPETMETKIFGRLTAWQNWIFIRPNASGPDGALRRYGSGQRGEYDFGRV; this is translated from the coding sequence ATGACCGTTCTTGACGAGCCCACCACCGATCACGCGACCCCGCCGGTCGTCGACTTCATCGTCGACCCGACCGAGTACAAGCACTACACCGTCGCCATCGACGGCGACGTCGCCACCGTGACCCTCAAGGTCGACGAAGACGGCGGCCTGGTGCCCGGCTACCAGTTGAAGATGAACTCGTACGACCTCGGCGTCGACATCGAGCTCTACGACATCACCCAGCGCCTGCGCTTCGAGCACCCCGAGGTCAAGGCCGTCGTTCTGACCGGTGGCCTAGAGCGCATGTTCTGTGCGGGTGCCAACATCCGCATGCTGGCGCAGTCGCCGCACTCGTGGAAGGTCAACTTCTGCAAGTTCACCAACGAGACCCGCAACGGTATCGAGGACTCCACCGAGAACTCGGGCCAGACCTGGATCGCGGCGCTCAACGGCACCGCCGCCGGCGGCGGCTACGAGGTGGCCCTGGCCTGCGACGAGATCATCCTGGTAGACGACAACTCGTCGACCGTCTCCCTCCCCGAGGTCCCGCTGCTGGGCGTGCTCCCCGGCACCGGCGGCCTGACCCGCGTGGTCGACAAGCGGCACGTCCGCAAGGACCGGGCCGACATGTTCGCCACCAAGTCGGAGGGCTACCGTGGCGACACCGCCGTCCAGTGGGGATTCATCGACTCCACTGTTCCGCGCAACGCGTTCGACGAGCACGTCGCCGCCCGCGCGGCCGCCCGCGCCGAGGGCTCGCACCGTCCCGGCGGCAAGGGCGTGGAACTGACTCCGTTGGACCGTCGGATCGGCGACACCGAGATCTCCTACCCGCACGTGTCGGCGACTCTCGACCGGGCCGGCCGCAAGGTCGAGATCACCGTGTCGGCGCCCACCGACGATCCGCCCGCCGACGCCGCGGCTGCTCTGGAGCAGGGCGTCGACTACTGGCCGCTGGCGGTGACCCGCGAACTAGACGATCTGATCCTGCACCTGCGCACCAACGAGAACGACCTGGGCACCTGGGTTCTGCGCGTGACCGGCGACGCGGAGAAGGCTCTCGCCTACGACGCGCAGGTCCTGGCGGGCGACGACTGGTTCATCCGCGAGATCCGCAACTACTACAAGCGCGTCATGAAGCGCCTGGACGTGACGAGCCGCAGCCTGATCGCCGTGATCGAGCCGGGCAGCGCCTTCGTCGGTCTGCTCGCCGAGATCGCCCTGGCCGCCGACCGCCAGTACATGCTCGAAGGCGTCTACGAGGACATCGACCCGGACGCCGCGCCCGCGACCATACAGCTCACCGCGTCGAACGACGGCCCGTACCCGATGGGCAACGGACTGACCCGCGTGCAGTCCCGATTCTGGGGCCGCGACGATGATCTGGAAGCGGCTCGCGCCACCATCGGCACCGCCCTCGACTCGGCGGCCGCCGACGCGGCGGGGCTGGTGACCGTCGCCCTCGACGACATCGACTTCGCCGACGAACTGCGCATCGTCCTGCAGGAGCGCGCCGCGCTCTCCCCGGACGCGCTGACCGGAATGGAGGCGAACCACCGTTTCGTCGGGCCGGAGACGATGGAGACGAAGATCTTCGGGCGCCTCACCGCATGGCAGAACTGGATCTTCATCCGCCCGAACGCCTCCGGTCCGGACGGCGCGTTGCGCAGGTACGGCAGCGGTCAGCGTGGTGAGTACGACTTCGGTCGGGTGTAG
- the boxB gene encoding benzoyl-CoA 2,3-epoxidase subunit BoxB: MTSSTTDRTGEAPKPTGPLSKIDYSEKIPNNVDLASDRRLQRALEGWQPKFLDWWRNLGPAIPTKDVYLRTAVAVGRDGWAHFDHVPMEEYRWGIFLAEADPDKKINFGKHKGEPVWNEVPGEYRADLMRLIVVQGDTEPASVEQQRILGQTAPSIYDMRNLFQVNVEEGRHLWAMVYLLQAYFGREGREEAEKLLQRNSGDFDNPRILGAFNEETTDWLQFFMFTYFTDRDGKYQLGTLKESAFDPLARTCEFMLKEEAHHMFVGTTGVQRTVEKTAQKMKELGTDDADALFAAGVIPLSVIQKYLNFQFSVSMDLFGSEQSTNAGNYYSEGIKGRWQETRRKDDHILVDDERTMSYVEDGEIKEKTVSALGSLNLDLRNEYVADCANGVARWNQELEDAELEQRLTLPHEGFHRKVGTYAEFNVSPDGEVLDDAAWEARVDEWLPSKSDRERVAALMVPEYEYGEFAGWIAPPKTGINSQPVEFDYVHLAEEGLA; the protein is encoded by the coding sequence ATGACAAGCTCCACCACCGACCGCACCGGCGAAGCCCCCAAACCCACCGGCCCCCTCTCCAAGATCGACTACAGCGAGAAGATCCCGAACAACGTCGACCTCGCGAGCGACCGTCGCCTGCAGCGCGCCCTCGAAGGCTGGCAGCCCAAGTTCCTCGACTGGTGGCGCAACCTGGGCCCGGCCATCCCGACGAAGGACGTGTACCTGCGCACCGCCGTCGCTGTCGGCCGTGACGGCTGGGCGCACTTCGACCACGTCCCGATGGAGGAGTACCGCTGGGGCATCTTCCTCGCCGAGGCCGACCCCGACAAGAAGATCAACTTCGGCAAGCACAAGGGCGAGCCGGTGTGGAACGAGGTCCCCGGCGAGTACCGCGCCGACCTCATGCGGCTGATCGTCGTGCAGGGCGACACCGAGCCCGCGTCGGTGGAGCAGCAGCGCATCCTCGGACAGACCGCGCCCAGCATCTACGACATGCGCAACCTGTTCCAGGTGAACGTCGAAGAGGGCCGTCACCTCTGGGCCATGGTCTACCTGCTCCAGGCGTACTTCGGTCGCGAGGGCCGCGAGGAGGCCGAGAAGCTGCTGCAGCGCAACTCCGGTGACTTCGACAACCCCCGCATCCTCGGCGCGTTCAACGAGGAGACCACCGACTGGCTGCAGTTCTTCATGTTCACGTACTTCACCGACCGCGACGGCAAGTACCAGCTCGGCACCCTCAAGGAGTCGGCGTTCGACCCGCTGGCCCGCACCTGCGAGTTCATGCTCAAAGAAGAGGCACACCACATGTTCGTCGGCACCACCGGCGTCCAGCGCACCGTCGAGAAGACCGCGCAGAAGATGAAAGAACTCGGCACCGACGACGCCGACGCGCTCTTCGCAGCGGGCGTCATCCCGCTGAGCGTCATCCAGAAGTACCTGAACTTCCAGTTCTCGGTGTCGATGGACTTGTTCGGCTCCGAGCAGTCGACCAACGCAGGCAACTACTACTCCGAGGGCATCAAGGGCCGGTGGCAGGAGACCCGCCGCAAGGACGACCACATCCTCGTCGACGACGAGCGCACCATGAGCTATGTCGAGGACGGCGAGATCAAGGAGAAGACCGTCTCCGCGCTCGGCTCCCTGAACCTGGACCTGCGCAACGAGTACGTCGCCGACTGCGCCAACGGCGTCGCCCGCTGGAACCAGGAGCTCGAGGACGCCGAACTCGAGCAGCGCCTGACGTTGCCGCACGAGGGCTTCCACCGCAAGGTCGGCACATACGCCGAGTTCAACGTCTCCCCCGACGGCGAGGTCCTCGACGACGCTGCCTGGGAGGCGCGTGTCGACGAGTGGCTGCCGTCGAAGTCCGATCGCGAGCGGGTCGCCGCACTGATGGTCCCCGAGTACGAGTACGGCGAGTTCGCCGGCTGGATCGCTCCGCCGAAGACCGGCATCAACTCGCAGCCCGTCGAATTCGACTACGTCCACCTCGCCGAAGAAGGTCTGGCGTAA
- the paaZ gene encoding phenylacetic acid degradation bifunctional protein PaaZ — MVDTIPSYLSGQWRTGDGDARTVYDAVTGAAVTQIASSEAHLAGALAHARSTGGSALRAMTFSERAAALKAAAGALAERKDELYALSAQAGCTRADAKVDVDGGFGTAMVYAGLGRKGLPDGTVIVEDPAPTPFGKQGVFLGQHILTSRLGVAVQINAFNFPVWGMLEKLAPAILAGVPTLAKAATPTAYIAEHAVRIIIESGTLPEGALQFVAGPIGGLFDQLDGQDSVGFTGSAATAASLRSHPRIVGRSVHFTAEADSVNASILGPDATPGTEEFDLFVQQVVTEMTVKAGQKCTAIRRALVPAGRLDAVQDALTAALGDIVIGAPGAEGVTMGALVGTDQRDDVRGRITELSKDAQIVFGDPNTVDVVGADAQAGAFLSPILLRGDATSGSAHDVEAFGPVATLLPYDGTAADATAQAARGQGSLAASVVSNDGDFARDTVLGIAAHHGRVLVLDRDSASESTGHGIPMPQLVHGGPGRAGGGEEEGGLRAVYHHMQRTAVQGGPALLNSLGH, encoded by the coding sequence GTGGTTGACACCATCCCCAGCTACCTGTCCGGTCAGTGGCGCACCGGCGACGGCGACGCCCGCACCGTGTACGACGCCGTGACCGGCGCGGCCGTCACGCAGATCGCGTCGAGCGAAGCGCACCTCGCAGGCGCCCTCGCCCATGCCCGCAGCACCGGCGGGAGCGCTTTGCGCGCAATGACTTTCAGTGAGCGAGCCGCAGCACTCAAGGCCGCCGCCGGCGCACTCGCCGAGCGCAAGGACGAGCTCTACGCACTCTCCGCCCAGGCCGGCTGCACCCGTGCCGACGCGAAGGTCGACGTCGACGGCGGCTTCGGCACCGCGATGGTCTACGCCGGACTCGGTCGCAAGGGCCTGCCCGACGGCACCGTCATCGTCGAAGATCCCGCACCGACACCGTTCGGCAAGCAGGGTGTCTTCCTCGGTCAGCACATCCTGACCTCGCGCCTCGGCGTCGCCGTACAGATCAACGCCTTCAACTTCCCCGTCTGGGGCATGCTCGAGAAGCTCGCCCCCGCGATCCTGGCAGGCGTCCCGACGCTCGCCAAGGCCGCGACGCCCACCGCGTACATCGCCGAGCACGCCGTCCGCATCATCATCGAGTCGGGCACGCTCCCCGAGGGCGCGCTGCAGTTCGTCGCCGGCCCGATCGGCGGCCTCTTCGACCAGCTCGACGGTCAGGACAGCGTCGGCTTCACCGGCTCGGCCGCGACCGCCGCGTCACTGCGCTCGCACCCGAGGATCGTCGGACGCTCGGTGCACTTCACCGCGGAAGCCGACTCGGTCAACGCCTCGATCCTCGGACCGGATGCGACACCGGGCACCGAGGAGTTCGACCTCTTCGTCCAGCAGGTCGTCACCGAGATGACCGTCAAAGCCGGGCAGAAGTGCACCGCCATCCGACGCGCCCTGGTCCCGGCCGGCCGGCTCGACGCGGTACAAGACGCGCTGACCGCGGCCCTCGGCGACATCGTGATCGGCGCACCGGGCGCCGAGGGCGTCACGATGGGCGCGCTCGTCGGCACCGATCAGCGCGACGACGTCCGCGGCAGGATCACCGAATTGAGCAAGGACGCGCAGATCGTGTTCGGCGACCCGAACACCGTCGACGTGGTGGGCGCCGACGCCCAGGCCGGCGCATTCCTCTCCCCGATCCTGCTCCGCGGCGACGCGACCTCGGGCAGCGCCCACGACGTCGAGGCCTTCGGCCCGGTCGCCACCCTCCTGCCCTACGACGGGACCGCCGCGGACGCCACCGCACAGGCCGCGCGCGGACAGGGTTCACTCGCCGCATCGGTCGTGTCGAACGACGGCGACTTCGCCCGCGACACCGTCCTGGGCATCGCCGCGCACCACGGACGCGTCCTGGTCCTCGACCGCGACAGCGCATCCGAATCGACCGGTCACGGCATCCCGATGCCGCAACTCGTCCACGGCGGTCCCGGCCGCGCGGGCGGCGGCGAAGAAGAAGGCGGACTGCGCGCCGTCTACCACCACATGCAGCGCACGGCGGTCCAAGGCGGACCAGCGTTACTGAACAGTCTCGGGCACTAG
- a CDS encoding PaaX family transcriptional regulator C-terminal domain-containing protein has product MPEGSHPLSRRREVGSASARSLLLTILGEFALPRTEPVWTATILDALALQGVEERAARQALSRSSSEGLLESQRHGRRSAWALTASGTTLLTEGTERIYGFMRSAPAWDGRWLTLAVSIPETQRKLRHRLRTRFTWLGLGSPQSGLWITPDVSKAEEVRRVIDDLGLGGQTLSWIGETAGIGDENTLVASAWDLADVESRYIEFLDGFSERRADSQSDAFAAQVELVQEWRRFPFLDPDLPRELLDHEWPGPRAASVFHDRHAQWHRRAQAHWDELQAQAAQRV; this is encoded by the coding sequence GTGCCCGAAGGCTCCCACCCGCTGAGCCGCCGACGCGAGGTCGGCTCGGCGAGCGCCCGGTCACTGCTGCTGACCATTCTCGGCGAGTTCGCCCTCCCCCGCACGGAGCCGGTCTGGACCGCGACGATCCTCGACGCCCTGGCCCTACAGGGAGTCGAAGAGCGAGCCGCACGCCAGGCGCTCTCGCGCTCGTCGTCCGAGGGACTCCTCGAATCGCAACGCCACGGACGACGCAGCGCATGGGCCCTCACCGCCTCGGGAACGACGCTGCTCACCGAAGGCACCGAGCGCATCTACGGCTTCATGCGCAGCGCGCCCGCCTGGGACGGACGCTGGTTGACACTCGCGGTGTCGATCCCCGAGACTCAGCGCAAACTCCGTCATCGCCTCCGCACCCGATTCACCTGGCTCGGGCTCGGATCACCGCAGTCCGGACTGTGGATCACCCCGGACGTCAGCAAGGCCGAGGAGGTGCGACGCGTCATCGACGACCTGGGACTGGGAGGCCAGACGTTGTCGTGGATCGGCGAGACCGCGGGCATCGGCGACGAGAACACTCTCGTCGCATCCGCCTGGGACCTCGCCGACGTCGAGTCGCGCTACATCGAGTTCCTCGACGGCTTCTCCGAGCGCCGAGCCGACAGCCAGTCCGACGCGTTCGCCGCCCAGGTGGAACTGGTTCAGGAGTGGCGACGGTTCCCGTTCCTGGACCCCGACCTGCCGCGCGAACTCCTCGACCACGAATGGCCCGGCCCCCGCGCCGCGTCGGTCTTCCACGACCGCCACGCACAGTGGCATCGTCGCGCCCAGGCCCACTGGGACGAGCTGCAAGCGCAGGCCGCGCAGCGCGTGTAG
- a CDS encoding aldehyde dehydrogenase, whose translation MTDTLIPAEGLTHDTLYIGGQWVAPHGGARIDVVSPNTGQHIGSVPDGVNADIDAAVGAARRAFDDPSIWSGLEPSVRAGHLRRFADELDSRKDRLTALVSAQNGMPISVAGQLEAVYPAMLLRYYADLIENQGVDVRDGMFGGTVEVRREPIGVVGAIVPWNFPQTLASFKFAPALAAGCTMVIKPSPETVLDSYVVAEAAEAAGLPAGVVNFVPAGREVGAHLVSHPGVDKVAFTGSTAAGISIAETCGRLLRPVTLELGGKSATIVLDDAELDLAQIGNDLFVATLANNGQTCFLGTRVLAPRSRYDEVVDTLTAFASSMAIGDSLDPNTQIGPMATSRHRDRVESYIAKGKADGGRITTGGGRPADHEDGWFVQPTVFADIDNTAVISREEIFGPVLSVIGYNDDADAVAIANDSDYGLGGTVWSSDPERAQRVAAGVRTGTIGINRYIPDPIAPFGGVKHSGMGRELGPEGLAAYQNLKSVYR comes from the coding sequence ATGACCGACACCCTCATCCCGGCCGAAGGCCTGACCCACGACACCCTCTACATCGGCGGACAATGGGTCGCCCCGCACGGCGGTGCGCGCATCGACGTCGTCTCCCCGAACACCGGACAGCACATCGGCAGCGTGCCCGACGGGGTGAACGCCGACATCGACGCCGCAGTCGGGGCGGCGCGCCGGGCATTCGACGATCCGTCGATCTGGTCGGGTCTGGAACCGTCGGTCCGCGCCGGTCACCTGCGCCGATTCGCCGATGAGCTGGATTCACGCAAGGATCGGCTCACCGCTCTCGTCTCCGCACAGAACGGCATGCCCATCTCGGTGGCCGGCCAACTCGAGGCCGTCTACCCGGCGATGCTGCTCCGCTACTACGCCGACCTCATCGAGAACCAGGGCGTCGACGTCCGCGACGGCATGTTCGGCGGCACCGTCGAAGTGCGCCGCGAACCGATCGGCGTGGTCGGCGCCATCGTCCCGTGGAACTTCCCGCAGACCCTCGCCTCGTTCAAGTTCGCGCCCGCTCTCGCCGCCGGCTGCACCATGGTGATCAAGCCGTCGCCGGAGACCGTCCTCGACTCGTACGTCGTCGCCGAGGCCGCCGAAGCCGCGGGCCTGCCCGCCGGTGTGGTCAACTTCGTTCCCGCGGGCCGCGAGGTCGGCGCGCACCTCGTCTCGCATCCCGGCGTCGACAAGGTCGCCTTCACCGGTTCCACCGCGGCGGGAATCTCGATCGCCGAGACCTGTGGACGGCTTCTGCGTCCCGTGACACTCGAACTCGGCGGCAAGTCGGCGACAATCGTGCTCGACGACGCCGAACTCGACCTCGCGCAGATCGGCAACGACCTGTTCGTAGCGACACTGGCCAACAACGGTCAGACCTGCTTCCTCGGCACTCGCGTCCTCGCACCGCGTTCGCGGTACGACGAAGTGGTCGACACTCTGACCGCGTTCGCGTCGTCGATGGCGATCGGCGACTCGCTCGACCCGAACACCCAGATCGGACCGATGGCCACCTCGCGCCACCGCGACCGCGTCGAGAGTTACATCGCCAAGGGCAAGGCCGACGGCGGCCGCATCACCACCGGCGGCGGACGTCCCGCCGACCACGAGGACGGCTGGTTCGTACAGCCGACGGTGTTCGCCGACATCGACAACACCGCCGTCATCTCACGCGAAGAGATCTTCGGTCCGGTGCTCTCGGTGATCGGTTACAACGACGACGCCGACGCGGTCGCCATCGCCAACGACTCCGACTACGGACTCGGCGGCACCGTCTGGAGCTCCGATCCCGAACGTGCACAGCGCGTCGCGGCCGGCGTGCGGACCGGAACCATCGGCATCAACCGCTACATCCCCGACCCGATCGCCCCGTTCGGCGGCGTGAAGCACTCCGGCATGGGGCGCGAACTCGGCCCCGAAGGGCTCGCTGCGTACCAGAACCTCAAGTCCGTCTACCGCTGA
- a CDS encoding helix-turn-helix domain-containing protein — MTVDEDFSACDPVLRAARPVLDAASTQLVDTGLALLLTDAESRIIAGVYGGAHVERSIDSTGAVRGSHMGEDAVGTTALGTPVETRSSITVNGDEHFLELYKHLSCHGEPIVHPTTRRLEGILCMTEVAGTVNPLFRSYVERLVSDITSRLLDTTRASHRAVLDAFHRTCTRRDVAVVGVGDDVCLTNDLATALLDQSDLGALKAFAVGAGTLPEEMLTAAGLPVSVAGTRVPGAPNAAVFTLIPAAPSHHPVPRGSAAHGRSPVLFDAPSFDSGSALHARSLAVSGESGTGRTTYAAAATSGLQTQHVDIPRRIAAGERLDLPSVAARARSDRGAVIVDGVDLLAGTDLSVVRQLMVDRQVPVVLVSGPTAHLRPEVASVVSLCDDRAVLAPVRHRTNRIAALAAHFIGPDTTCSPGAIDALMAHDWPANLTELDRALDAARTHAADRGSPHHVDVADLPAQYRQSSKTSTLSVRERSERDAIVDVLDRCRGNKVHAARELDVSRSTLYARIRALGIEA, encoded by the coding sequence ATGACGGTCGACGAGGACTTCAGTGCCTGCGACCCCGTTCTGCGTGCCGCGCGACCGGTCCTCGACGCGGCGTCCACCCAGCTCGTCGACACCGGACTGGCCCTGCTGCTCACCGACGCCGAGTCGCGGATCATCGCCGGCGTGTACGGCGGCGCACACGTCGAGCGGAGCATCGACTCCACCGGCGCCGTCCGCGGATCGCATATGGGCGAGGACGCGGTCGGCACCACCGCGCTCGGCACGCCGGTGGAGACACGCAGCTCCATCACGGTGAACGGCGACGAACACTTCCTCGAGCTGTACAAGCACCTGAGCTGTCACGGCGAGCCGATCGTGCATCCGACGACACGTCGTCTGGAGGGCATCCTGTGCATGACAGAGGTCGCCGGAACGGTGAATCCGTTGTTCCGCTCGTATGTCGAACGACTCGTCTCCGACATCACCTCTCGCCTGCTCGACACCACCCGTGCGTCACACCGCGCCGTTCTCGACGCGTTCCACCGGACCTGTACGCGGCGCGACGTGGCGGTCGTCGGCGTCGGCGACGACGTCTGTCTCACCAACGATCTCGCGACGGCCCTGCTCGACCAATCCGACCTCGGCGCATTGAAGGCGTTCGCCGTCGGCGCTGGCACACTACCCGAGGAGATGCTCACCGCCGCCGGGCTCCCGGTCTCGGTCGCCGGCACCCGCGTGCCGGGCGCACCGAACGCTGCCGTGTTCACCCTGATTCCAGCGGCGCCGTCGCATCACCCGGTGCCTCGCGGATCGGCCGCCCACGGTCGATCGCCCGTCCTCTTCGACGCGCCGTCGTTCGATTCCGGGAGTGCGCTGCACGCGCGGTCGTTGGCCGTATCCGGGGAGTCGGGCACGGGTAGGACCACATACGCCGCCGCGGCGACGAGTGGTCTCCAGACTCAGCACGTCGACATACCGCGCCGTATCGCCGCAGGCGAACGGCTCGATCTGCCTAGCGTCGCCGCCCGCGCACGGTCCGACCGCGGCGCGGTGATCGTCGACGGAGTCGACCTGCTCGCCGGCACCGATCTGTCGGTGGTCCGACAGTTGATGGTCGACCGCCAGGTCCCCGTCGTTCTGGTCAGCGGCCCCACCGCACATCTGCGACCGGAGGTCGCCTCCGTCGTCTCCCTGTGCGACGACCGCGCGGTCCTGGCTCCCGTCCGACACCGCACCAACCGCATCGCGGCTCTGGCCGCGCACTTCATCGGGCCGGACACGACGTGCAGCCCCGGTGCGATCGACGCTCTCATGGCACACGACTGGCCTGCCAACCTCACCGAACTCGATCGCGCTCTCGACGCGGCTCGCACCCACGCCGCCGACCGGGGCTCGCCGCACCACGTCGACGTCGCCGATCTGCCCGCGCAGTATCGACAGTCGTCGAAGACGTCGACCCTGTCGGTCCGGGAGCGCTCCGAACGCGACGCCATCGTCGACGTCCTGGACCGCTGTCGCGGCAACAAGGTCCACGCGGCGCGTGAACTCGACGTCAGCCGTAGCACCCTGTACGCGCGGATCCGCGCGCTCGGCATCGAAGCGTGA
- a CDS encoding SDR family NAD(P)-dependent oxidoreductase, translating to MRCRQSCSIDPTYDDRPDIEFVHVDVTSADSVNALVAQVVETHGHLDIVMNNAGTEIEKSVPDTSEKEWDFVMDVNVKGVFLMSKAAVLQLTRCIALDHGHEGMRAVAICPGYVRTDMTEQYFESQADPAAVRAGMTGKMPLNNRLAEPSDIASMAAFLASDDASYLSGQAYVVDGALSAGRAFEWH from the coding sequence ATGCGTTGCCGTCAGTCCTGTTCCATCGACCCCACCTATGACGACCGACCCGACATCGAGTTCGTCCACGTCGACGTCACCTCCGCCGATTCGGTGAACGCGCTCGTCGCACAGGTCGTCGAGACGCACGGACACCTCGACATCGTGATGAACAACGCGGGCACCGAGATCGAGAAGTCCGTCCCCGACACCTCCGAGAAGGAGTGGGACTTCGTGATGGACGTGAACGTCAAGGGTGTGTTCCTGATGTCGAAGGCCGCCGTGCTGCAACTGACACGCTGCATCGCGCTCGACCACGGCCACGAGGGCATGCGCGCCGTCGCGATCTGCCCGGGTTACGTCCGCACCGACATGACCGAGCAGTACTTCGAGAGCCAGGCCGATCCGGCCGCGGTCCGCGCCGGCATGACCGGCAAGATGCCGCTCAACAACCGCCTGGCCGAACCGTCGGACATCGCGTCGATGGCCGCGTTCCTGGCCAGCGACGACGCGTCGTACCTGTCGGGTCAGGCATACGTCGTCGACGGTGCGCTGTCGGCCGGTCGCGCCTTCGAGTGGCACTGA